A portion of the Pseudarthrobacter sp. L1SW genome contains these proteins:
- a CDS encoding RIP metalloprotease yields the protein MTPVLLFVLGVVFVAIGIAASIALHEVGHLVPAKLFKVRVTKYMIGFGPTLWSRRKGETEYGVKAIPLGGYVSMIGMYPPNKEDGSVRPSSTGMFQTLATEARSVAHEEVGPGDEHRVFYRLPVWKKIIVMLGGPAMNMVLGVLLTAVLLMGFGVATATTTISDVSKCQVAAGETVDPDSADCRLTPAAAAGLKPSDRVIAFDGKAVDSWDQLTEWIRASAGREVTITVERDGAQVSTNVTPVLSARPVIGADGRQEKDDAGNLRYQDVGFLGIGSRTELVAQPASSVLPMAGENIRQVAGVVFNLPARVVGVAKAAFSEEPRDPNGPISVVGVGRVAGEVAAMEEIPVQSRLAALIGLLAGLNFALAVFNLVPLLPLDGGHVAGALYEGARRRVARLLGKPDPGAFDIAKLLPATYVVAALLMGMSALLIYADIVKPVNLFG from the coding sequence ATGACCCCCGTTCTCCTCTTTGTCCTCGGCGTCGTCTTTGTGGCGATCGGCATCGCTGCCTCCATCGCGCTCCACGAAGTGGGCCACCTGGTGCCGGCCAAGCTCTTCAAGGTCCGCGTCACCAAGTACATGATCGGCTTCGGCCCCACGCTCTGGTCCCGGCGGAAAGGCGAAACAGAGTACGGCGTCAAGGCCATTCCGCTGGGCGGCTACGTGTCCATGATTGGCATGTACCCGCCCAACAAGGAAGACGGCTCGGTCCGCCCCTCCAGCACGGGCATGTTCCAGACACTGGCTACTGAAGCCCGGTCCGTGGCCCATGAGGAAGTGGGTCCCGGCGACGAGCACCGGGTTTTCTACCGGCTGCCTGTCTGGAAGAAGATCATCGTGATGCTGGGCGGGCCTGCCATGAACATGGTGCTCGGCGTGCTCCTCACCGCCGTCCTGCTGATGGGCTTTGGCGTCGCCACGGCCACCACCACCATCTCCGACGTCTCCAAGTGCCAGGTGGCGGCAGGGGAGACCGTGGACCCGGATTCCGCGGACTGCCGGCTCACGCCCGCCGCCGCGGCAGGACTCAAGCCCAGTGACAGGGTCATCGCCTTTGACGGAAAGGCCGTGGACAGCTGGGACCAGCTGACGGAATGGATCCGGGCCTCCGCGGGGCGCGAGGTAACCATCACCGTGGAGCGGGACGGCGCCCAGGTGTCCACCAACGTGACTCCGGTGCTGTCGGCCCGTCCCGTTATTGGGGCGGACGGACGCCAGGAAAAGGACGACGCCGGCAACCTTCGTTACCAGGATGTCGGCTTCCTGGGCATCGGTTCCCGGACTGAACTGGTGGCCCAGCCGGCGTCGTCCGTTCTTCCGATGGCGGGGGAGAACATCCGCCAGGTGGCAGGGGTGGTCTTCAACCTGCCCGCACGCGTTGTGGGCGTGGCGAAGGCTGCCTTCAGCGAGGAGCCCCGCGACCCCAACGGCCCCATCAGCGTGGTGGGCGTGGGAAGGGTGGCCGGTGAAGTGGCCGCCATGGAAGAAATCCCCGTCCAGTCCCGCCTGGCAGCACTGATCGGCCTCCTGGCAGGGCTGAACTTCGCGTTGGCGGTATTCAACCTGGTCCCGCTGCTGCCCCTGGACGGTGGACATGTTGCCGGCGCCCTGTATGAGGGCGCGCGGCGCCGGGTGGCCAGGCTGCTCGGCAAACCTGACCCGGGAGCCTTCGACATTGCGAAGCTGCTGCCGGCGACCTACGTAGTGGCCGCCTTGCTCATGGGCATGAGCGCGCTCCTCATCTATGCCGACATCGTGAAGCCGGTGAACCTCTTCGGCTGA
- a CDS encoding lipase maturation factor family protein — translation MDWLSWFDAPEYEFARQVLQRGVAALYFVAFLSSLNQFPGLLGERGLLPVPEYLSGFSRLRRPSLFRWRYSDQLLRWVCTVGLLVSALLVAGIPQQGPPWVPLVAFLVLWLLYMSIVNVGQTFYGFGWEMLLLEAGFTVAFLGSDQTDPPRTILILVVWLVFRLEFGAGMIKIRGGREWRDLTALYYHHETQPMPGPLSRQAHLLPKPLHKVEVLGNHFAQLVVPFFLFAPQPVASVAAGIVIATQLWLVATGNFAWLNWIAIVLAFAAVSDPVAHAVLPAIPLDWHGAPGVDRETPLWWLAITLAATLLLVVLSYWPLRNLFSRRQLMNASFNRWQLVNTYGAFGTVTKQRIEIVVEGTLDEEPDDSSEWREYGFKGKPGDVRRLPRQWAPYHLRLDWLMWFLPLRTVHEEWFYAFLGKLLEADRQTLRLLRHDPFDGAAPRWVRVRSYHYRFASRKEFRETGDRWVRRLLYEPIPPLSLRRSPGRLG, via the coding sequence GTGGACTGGCTCTCCTGGTTTGATGCGCCGGAATACGAGTTCGCCCGGCAGGTGCTGCAGCGAGGCGTGGCGGCACTGTATTTCGTTGCGTTCCTGTCCTCGCTGAACCAGTTCCCGGGTTTGTTGGGTGAGCGCGGCCTGCTTCCGGTGCCCGAGTATCTTTCCGGCTTCAGCCGCCTGCGCCGGCCCTCCCTGTTCCGTTGGCGGTATTCTGACCAGCTGCTGCGGTGGGTCTGTACCGTCGGGCTGCTGGTATCGGCGCTGCTCGTGGCCGGCATCCCGCAGCAGGGCCCGCCGTGGGTTCCCCTGGTCGCGTTCCTTGTTCTGTGGCTGCTGTACATGTCCATCGTGAACGTGGGCCAGACGTTCTACGGTTTCGGCTGGGAGATGCTGCTCCTGGAGGCCGGGTTCACGGTGGCCTTCCTGGGCTCGGACCAGACAGACCCGCCGCGCACCATCCTGATCCTGGTTGTGTGGCTGGTGTTCCGGCTGGAGTTCGGTGCCGGAATGATCAAGATCCGCGGCGGCCGGGAATGGCGCGACCTGACTGCCCTCTACTACCACCACGAGACTCAGCCCATGCCGGGGCCGCTAAGTCGGCAGGCGCACCTGCTGCCCAAGCCCCTGCATAAGGTGGAAGTGCTGGGCAACCACTTCGCCCAGCTGGTGGTGCCGTTCTTCCTGTTTGCTCCACAGCCTGTTGCCAGCGTCGCGGCAGGCATTGTCATCGCCACCCAGCTCTGGCTGGTGGCCACGGGCAACTTCGCGTGGCTGAACTGGATTGCCATCGTGCTGGCCTTTGCCGCGGTCAGTGACCCCGTGGCCCACGCCGTCCTGCCGGCCATTCCGCTGGACTGGCACGGAGCGCCGGGCGTGGACCGGGAAACGCCGCTGTGGTGGCTGGCCATCACCCTGGCCGCCACACTGCTGCTGGTGGTGCTCAGTTATTGGCCGCTGCGCAACCTCTTCTCCCGCCGGCAGCTGATGAATGCCAGCTTCAACCGGTGGCAGCTGGTCAACACCTACGGCGCGTTCGGCACGGTCACCAAGCAGCGGATTGAAATTGTTGTTGAAGGTACCCTCGACGAGGAGCCGGACGACTCCTCCGAGTGGCGCGAGTACGGCTTCAAGGGCAAGCCTGGCGACGTCCGCAGGCTCCCGCGGCAGTGGGCGCCCTACCACCTCCGCCTGGACTGGCTGATGTGGTTCCTGCCGCTGCGGACTGTCCACGAGGAGTGGTTCTACGCCTTCCTCGGCAAGCTCCTGGAGGCGGACCGGCAGACGTTGCGGCTCCTCCGCCATGACCCGTTCGACGGCGCCGCGCCGCGTTGGGTGCGCGTGCGCAGCTACCATTACCGGTTCGCCAGCCGCAAGGAGTTCCGGGAGACCGGGGACCGATGGGTGCGGCGGCTGCTGTACGAGCCGATCCCGCCGCTGTCTTTGCGGCGCTCGCCGGGCCGGCTGGGCTGA
- a CDS encoding CoA ester lyase — protein MTFVMGSALLFCPADRPERYQKAADRADAVILDLEDAVAPADKQRARGAILAQVGATGDVPELEPSRTIIRMNPAGTEEFEKDLHCLKHTPYHTVMLAKTETAQQLEALEGYQVIALCETALGVLNAPAIAAAPNVVALMWGAEDLLATLGGTSSRKDDGGYRAVALHARSSVLLAARAHGKEAVDAVYTNIPDLAGLAAEAADAVASGFSSKACIHPSQAAVVRAAYAPSGPEVAAAEALLEAAASAGSGVFQYQGKMIDGPIIKHAQEIIRRAQALG, from the coding sequence ATGACTTTTGTGATGGGCTCCGCCCTGCTGTTCTGCCCTGCCGACCGGCCGGAGCGCTACCAGAAGGCCGCCGACCGTGCCGACGCCGTCATCCTGGACCTTGAGGACGCCGTGGCGCCGGCGGACAAACAGCGCGCCCGGGGCGCCATCCTTGCCCAGGTGGGCGCAACGGGCGACGTGCCGGAGCTGGAGCCCAGCAGGACCATCATCAGGATGAACCCGGCAGGAACCGAGGAATTCGAGAAGGACCTGCACTGCCTGAAGCACACGCCGTACCACACTGTCATGCTGGCCAAGACGGAAACGGCCCAGCAGCTTGAGGCACTTGAGGGCTACCAGGTGATCGCGCTGTGCGAAACAGCACTGGGGGTGCTCAATGCCCCCGCCATTGCCGCCGCCCCCAACGTCGTGGCACTGATGTGGGGAGCCGAGGACCTGCTGGCAACGCTCGGCGGGACCTCCAGCAGGAAGGACGACGGCGGCTACCGGGCCGTGGCCCTCCACGCCCGTTCGTCGGTGCTGCTCGCCGCGCGTGCCCACGGCAAGGAAGCTGTGGACGCCGTCTATACCAACATCCCGGACCTGGCCGGCCTCGCAGCGGAAGCTGCCGACGCCGTGGCTTCCGGTTTCAGCTCAAAAGCCTGCATCCATCCCAGCCAGGCGGCCGTGGTCCGTGCTGCCTACGCACCATCCGGTCCAGAAGTGGCCGCGGCTGAAGCCCTGCTTGAGGCTGCGGCGTCAGCAGGCTCGGGAGTGTTCCAGTACCAGGGAAAGATGATCGACGGTCCAATCATCAAGCACGCGCAGGAAATCATCCGCCGCGCCCAGGCCCTGGGTTAG
- a CDS encoding TSUP family transporter — protein MFVLVLIAVVAGALAQRIAGLGFGLLVSPVLVVLLGPFDGVMIINLCGASSSLLILSRVWRHVAWKKYFGLALAALAGVLPGAWLASNVPEAPLEICIGLLLIAALLASQRLTRSSWRASGPVPMMSLGFSSGLMNAAAGVGGPAATAYAIATRWEQKSFSATLQPYFITTGFTSLTSKYVLSGGHVPALEGWQWLAILAAMVTGIVAGDLLSGRVRPSSARRIVTAIAYLGAVSTLAKGLVELGAA, from the coding sequence ATGTTTGTGCTGGTGCTGATCGCCGTTGTTGCAGGCGCCCTGGCCCAGCGGATTGCCGGCCTGGGTTTTGGGCTGCTCGTGTCCCCGGTGCTGGTGGTGCTCCTTGGCCCCTTCGACGGCGTCATGATCATCAACCTCTGCGGCGCGTCATCGTCCCTCCTCATCCTTTCCCGGGTCTGGCGGCACGTGGCCTGGAAGAAGTATTTCGGCCTGGCGCTCGCCGCCCTGGCGGGCGTCCTGCCCGGGGCCTGGCTGGCCAGCAACGTGCCCGAAGCCCCACTGGAGATCTGCATCGGCCTCCTGCTCATCGCCGCCCTGCTCGCATCCCAGCGGCTGACCAGGAGTTCATGGCGTGCCAGCGGCCCGGTACCCATGATGTCCCTGGGGTTTTCCAGCGGCCTGATGAACGCCGCCGCCGGAGTAGGCGGGCCTGCCGCTACGGCCTATGCCATTGCCACCCGCTGGGAGCAGAAGAGCTTCAGCGCCACGCTGCAGCCGTACTTCATCACCACCGGTTTTACCTCGCTGACCAGCAAATATGTGCTGTCCGGCGGTCACGTTCCCGCCCTGGAAGGCTGGCAGTGGCTGGCGATCCTGGCGGCAATGGTCACCGGAATCGTTGCCGGCGACCTGCTCTCCGGCCGGGTGCGTCCGTCCTCCGCCCGGCGCATCGTCACGGCCATCGCCTACCTGGGAGCTGTGTCCACCCTGGCCAAGGGCCTGGTGGAACTGGGAGCAGCCTAA
- the dxr gene encoding 1-deoxy-D-xylulose-5-phosphate reductoisomerase, which produces MQPRRIVLLGSTGSIGTQAIDVVDGAPHLFEVVALSAGGGNLELLARQAVHTGAPVIGIAGGDPGQLASLVAEAAAAAGKQGYRPEIIAGPDASTRIAGVEADVVLNGITGSIGLAPTLAALKSGAMLALANKESLIVGGSLVKAAAREGQIVPVDSEHSAIAQCLRSGSVAEVEKLILTASGGPFRGRSRDLLHGVTPQEALAHPTWDMGVMVTTNSATLVNKGLEVIEAHLLFDVPLDRIDVVVHPQSVVHSMVQFIDGSIIAQASPPDMRLPIALGLGWPDRVPKAAAACDWTKAATWTFEPLDREAFPAVGLAKDAAKQGSTFPAVFNAANEEAVTAFHAGRIRFTDIVDTIESVLSEHSGSSGLTVESVLDAEDWARSRAHERLAVSSL; this is translated from the coding sequence ATGCAGCCACGCAGAATCGTCCTCCTCGGATCCACCGGTTCCATCGGCACCCAGGCGATTGACGTCGTCGACGGCGCCCCGCACCTTTTCGAAGTGGTGGCCCTCAGTGCCGGGGGAGGCAACCTGGAACTCCTGGCGCGCCAGGCGGTGCACACGGGGGCCCCTGTCATTGGCATCGCCGGCGGCGACCCCGGACAGCTGGCCTCCTTGGTGGCCGAAGCCGCAGCAGCGGCCGGCAAGCAGGGTTACCGGCCGGAAATCATTGCCGGCCCGGACGCGTCCACCCGTATTGCCGGTGTAGAGGCCGACGTGGTCCTTAACGGAATCACCGGTTCCATCGGCCTGGCGCCCACCTTGGCGGCGCTCAAATCCGGCGCCATGCTGGCGCTTGCCAATAAGGAGTCCCTTATTGTGGGGGGCTCACTGGTGAAGGCCGCTGCCCGCGAAGGCCAGATCGTGCCCGTGGATTCCGAACATTCGGCGATCGCCCAGTGCTTGCGTTCCGGGTCTGTCGCGGAGGTGGAAAAACTGATCCTCACCGCCTCCGGCGGCCCGTTCCGTGGCAGGAGCAGGGACCTGCTGCACGGCGTGACCCCGCAGGAGGCTTTGGCCCATCCCACCTGGGACATGGGCGTCATGGTCACCACCAACTCGGCGACCCTCGTCAACAAGGGCCTGGAGGTCATCGAGGCGCACCTGCTGTTCGATGTTCCCCTGGACCGGATCGACGTCGTGGTGCATCCGCAGTCCGTGGTCCACTCAATGGTGCAGTTCATCGACGGGTCCATCATTGCCCAAGCCTCTCCGCCGGACATGCGCCTGCCCATCGCCCTGGGGCTGGGCTGGCCGGACCGGGTGCCCAAAGCGGCCGCAGCCTGCGACTGGACAAAAGCCGCCACGTGGACGTTCGAGCCGCTGGACAGGGAGGCCTTTCCCGCCGTCGGACTCGCCAAGGACGCCGCGAAGCAGGGCAGCACGTTCCCCGCCGTGTTCAACGCAGCCAACGAGGAAGCGGTGACAGCCTTCCACGCCGGGCGCATCAGGTTTACAGACATCGTGGACACCATCGAGTCCGTCCTCAGCGAACATTCAGGCTCCTCCGGGCTCACGGTGGAGTCAGTGCTGGATGCTGAGGACTGGGCACGCTCCCGCGCCCACGAACGTTTAGCAGTCAGCAGTCTCTAG